One window of Stigmatopora nigra isolate UIUO_SnigA chromosome 14, RoL_Snig_1.1, whole genome shotgun sequence genomic DNA carries:
- the LOC144207143 gene encoding gap junction alpha-3 protein-like — MGDWNLLGKLLENAQEHSTVVGKVWLTVLFIFRILILSAATEKVWGDEQSGFTCDTKQPGCENVCYDITFPISHVRFWVLQIIFVSTPTLIYLGHILHLVRMEEKQSEKEKNLQRLSDKPALLVTPHKHKKVLMRDEKGHVRLQGELLRTYVFSVIFKTLFEVGFIVSQYLLYGFELKPMYTCDRPPCPNAVNCYISRPTEKTIFIIFMLGVASVSLFLNLIEIYHLGFTKCRQGITFRRGNRPLHTFSKSEVPFGPTYDDYFHEHRPPSYNLSPLSEGTDSSFHPCNSKAAYKQNKDNLAVERSGSKPEECDLKEKKRTGASSGSPTHSKQSHSAKHSNNKSRIDDLKI; from the coding sequence ATGGGGGACTGGAATCTACTGGGAAAACTTCTGGAAAATGCCCAGGAGCACTCCACCGTTGTAGGCAAGGTGTGGCTCACAGTCTTGTTCATCTTTCGCATCCTGATCCTAAGCGCTGCCACGGAGAAGGTTTGGGGCGACGAGCAATCGGGCTTCACCTGCGACACCAAGCAACCCGGTTGCGAGAACGTCTGCTACGACATAACCTTCCCCATCTCCCATGTTCGCTTCTGGGTGCTCCAGATCATTTTTGTATCCACCCCTACTCTAATCTACCTGGGCCACATCCTGCACCTGGTTCGCATGGAGGAGAAGCAAAGTGAGAAAGAGAAGAATCTACAACGTCTATCAGACAAACCGGCCCTCTTGGTTACTCCACACAAGCACAAAAAGGTCCTCATGAGAGACGAGAAAGGGCACGTACGCCTGCAGGGGGAACTCTTGCGCACCTATGTCTTCAGTGTCATTTTTAAGACTCTCTTTGAGGTGGGCTTTATCGTATCCCAGTACCTGTTGTATGGCTTCGAGTTGAAGCCCATGTACACGTGTGACAGGCCGCCATGCCCCAACGCGGTCAACTGCTACATCTCCCGTCCTACTGAGAAaaccatcttcatcatcttcatgcTTGGCGTAGCCAGCGTTTCCCTATTCCTCAATCTCATTGAGATTTATCACCTTGGCTTCACCAAATGCCGGCAGGGCATCACCTTCAGGAGAGGTAACCGGCCACTCCACACCTTCTCCAAGAGTGAAGTACCGTTTGGGCCTACGTATGACGACTACTTTCACGAACATCGACCTCCCAGCTATAATCTCTCGCCTCTTTCCGAAGGCACCGACTCATCCTTTCATCCCTGTAACAGCAAAGCAGCCTACAAACAGAACAAGGACAACTTGGCGGTAGAAAGGAGTGGCAGTAAGCCTGAGGAATGTGACCTGAAAGAGAAGAAACGAACGGGAGCTAGCTCTGGGTCACCCACGCATAGCAAGCAAAGCCACAGTGCCAAGCACAGCAACAACAAGTCTAGAATAGAT
- the LOC144207802 gene encoding gap junction beta-1 protein-like, producing the protein MNWGSFYAVISGVNRHSTGIGRIWLSVIFIFRILVLVVAAESVWGDEKSGFTCNTQQPGCNSVCYDQFFPISHIRLWALQLILVSTPALLVGMHVAHRRHIEKKILKRAGRNSPKDLEHIKSQRFHITGALWWTYMISIVFRIVFEVIFLYIFYMIYPGFQMVRLVKCDSYPCPNTVDCFVSRPTEKTIFTVFMLAVSGVCVLLNMAEMVYLLGRSCKRCIFRSEVDSKVDWMSQLSSYKVRSIS; encoded by the coding sequence ATGAACTGGGGGTCCTTTTATGCCGTGATCAGCGGCGTAAACAGGCACTCAACAGGCATTGGACGTATATGGCTCTCCGTCATCTTCATTTTCCGTATTCTGGTCTTGGTAGTTGCGGCGGAGAGCGTTTGGGGAGACGAAAAGTCCGGATTCACCTGCAACACCCAACAGCCCGGTTGCAACAGCGTTTGCTATGACCAGTTCTTCCCCATCTCGCACATTCGCCTATGGGCACTCCAGCTCATCCTGGTCTCCACTCCAGCACTTCTCGTGGGCATGCATGTGGCCCACCGTCGCCACATTGAAAAGAAGATTCTCAAACGGGCGGGCCGCAATAGTCCAAAGGACTTGGAGCACATCAAGAGCCAAAGGTTTCACATCACCGGAGCCCTGTGGTGGACTTACATGATCAGCATCGTCTTTCGAATCGTCTTTGAAGTTATTTTTCTCtatattttttacatgatcTACCCAGGCTTCCAGATGGTACGCTTGGTCAAGTGTGATTCGTACCCATGTCCCAATACTGTAGACTGTTTTGTGTCCAGGCCTACAGAAAAGACCATATTTACTGTCTTCATGCTGGCCGTGTCTGGAGTGTGCGTGTTGCTTAACATGGCCGAGATGGTGTACCTCCTAGGCCGGTCCTGCAAACGATGTATTTTTCGCTCAGAGGTAGATTCCAAAGTTGACTGGATGAGTCAATTGTCTTCTTACAAAGTCAGATCTATCAGCTGA